In Streptomyces sp. NBC_00414, a single window of DNA contains:
- the galE gene encoding UDP-glucose 4-epimerase GalE, which yields MTWLITGGAGYIGAHVARAMAEAGERVLALDDLSAGVPARLPDGIPLVQGSSLDGELLKRVFAEHAVTGVVHLAARKQVGESVAQPTRYYQENLGGLATLLDAVAGAGVRRFLFSSSAAVYGNPDVDLITEDTPCAPMSPYGETKLAGEWLVRAAGRAHGIDTVCLRYFNVAGAAAPELADTGVFNVVPMVFDRLTRDEAPRIFGDDYPTPDGTCVRDYIHVADLAEAHLAAARRLAASDAPGGPGGPGDAADLTVNIGRGEGVSVRELLTLIGEVTGDTREVLVEPRRPGDAPRAVASAALAAEELGWSARRGVREMVESAWQGWQLHHS from the coding sequence ATGACATGGCTGATCACAGGTGGGGCCGGATACATCGGGGCGCATGTGGCGCGCGCCATGGCCGAGGCAGGGGAGCGCGTGCTCGCGCTGGACGACCTCTCGGCCGGGGTTCCCGCGCGGCTGCCCGACGGTATTCCGCTGGTCCAGGGCTCGTCGCTGGACGGGGAGTTGCTCAAGCGGGTCTTCGCCGAGCACGCGGTGACGGGTGTGGTGCACCTGGCCGCGCGCAAGCAGGTCGGTGAGTCGGTGGCCCAGCCCACGCGCTACTACCAGGAGAACCTCGGAGGGCTCGCGACTCTCCTGGACGCGGTCGCCGGGGCGGGGGTGCGGCGGTTCCTCTTCTCCTCGTCCGCGGCCGTGTACGGCAACCCGGATGTGGACCTCATCACGGAGGACACCCCGTGCGCCCCGATGAGTCCCTACGGCGAGACGAAGCTCGCGGGTGAGTGGCTGGTGCGGGCCGCCGGCCGGGCGCACGGCATCGACACGGTGTGCCTGCGCTACTTCAACGTGGCGGGCGCCGCCGCGCCGGAGCTGGCGGACACCGGTGTCTTCAACGTGGTCCCGATGGTCTTCGACCGGCTCACGCGCGACGAGGCGCCCCGGATCTTCGGCGACGACTATCCGACGCCGGACGGCACCTGCGTACGCGACTACATCCATGTCGCCGATCTCGCCGAGGCGCATCTCGCGGCGGCCCGGCGGCTGGCCGCCTCGGACGCCCCGGGCGGGCCGGGCGGGCCGGGCGACGCGGCCGATCTGACGGTGAACATCGGCCGTGGCGAAGGTGTCTCGGTGCGTGAACTGCTGACGCTCATCGGGGAGGTCACCGGCGACACCCGTGAGGTGCTCGTCGAGCCGCGCCGCCCGGGTGACGCGCCGCGCGCGGTCGCCTCGGCCGCGCTGGCCGCCGAGGAACTGGGCTGGAGCGCGCGGCGCGGGGTGCGCGAGATGGTCGAATCGGCATGGCAGGGCTGGCAGCTGCACCACTCGTGA
- the idi gene encoding isopentenyl-diphosphate Delta-isomerase, with protein sequence MPITPATATNSSSNGTAEAILLELVDEDGTTIGTAEKLTAHQPPGQLHRAFSVFLFDERGRLLLQQRALGKYHSPGVWSNTCCGHPYPGEAPFAAAARRTYEELGVSPSLLAEAGTVRYNHPDPESGLVEQEFNHLFVGMVQSALRPDPEEVGSTVFVSAGELAERHAKDPFSAWFMTVLDSARPAIRELTGDSAGW encoded by the coding sequence ATGCCGATCACTCCTGCCACCGCGACGAACAGTTCGTCGAACGGCACCGCTGAAGCCATCTTGCTCGAACTGGTCGACGAGGACGGCACCACGATCGGCACGGCGGAGAAGCTCACGGCCCATCAGCCACCCGGGCAACTGCACCGGGCGTTCTCCGTCTTCCTCTTCGACGAGCGGGGCCGGCTGCTGCTGCAGCAGCGGGCGCTGGGCAAGTACCACTCCCCCGGTGTCTGGTCCAACACGTGCTGTGGCCACCCGTATCCCGGTGAGGCGCCCTTCGCGGCGGCCGCGCGCCGGACGTACGAGGAGCTGGGGGTCTCGCCGTCGCTCCTCGCCGAGGCGGGCACGGTCCGCTACAACCACCCGGACCCGGAGTCGGGTCTCGTGGAGCAGGAGTTCAACCACCTGTTCGTCGGGATGGTGCAGTCGGCTCTGCGGCCGGACCCCGAGGAGGTCGGGTCGACGGTGTTCGTGAGTGCGGGCGAGCTGGCCGAGCGGCATGCGAAGGACCCGTTCTCGGCGTGGTTCATGACCGTGCTGGACTCGGCCCGGCCGGCGATCCGGGAACTGACCGGGGATTCCGCGGGCTGGTGA